A window of Streptomyces sp. NBC_01241 genomic DNA:
GTGTGCTCGCTGTGTGCCGTCCTGCAGCCGGTGGCGCTGCGGAGGGTCCAGCCGTCGGCGTCGGTGACGAGTCGGGCGGTGTCCGCCATGACCCACGGCTCCAGAGCCAGCAGCAGTCCGGGGCGCAGTGTGTAGCCGCGGCCGGGCCGTCCGGTGTTTGGGACGTGCGGGTCCTGGTGCATCGTCGAGCCGATGCCGTGACCGCCGAACTCGGTGTTGATCGAGTACCCCGCCTTGGTGAGGGCCGTGCCGATGGCATGGGCGATGTCGCCGATCCGCGCCCCGGGCCCGGCGGCAGCGATCCCCGCGGCGAGCGCGCGTTCGGTCGCACTGATCAGGGCGACGCTCTCCGGGGGCTTCGCGTCGCCCACGATGAAACTGATGGCGGCGTCGGCGGCGACTCCGCCCAGGGAGACGGCGAGGTCGAGGGTCAGCAGGTCACCGTTGGCGAGCGGATAGTCGTACGGCCGCCCGTGCAGGACCGCGTCGTTGACGGCGGTGCAGATGTAGTGGCCGAACGGACCGCGTCCGAAGGACGGGGCGTAATCGACGTAACAGGACGTGGCTCCCGCCTCGACGATCAAGTCCTTGGCCCACCGGTCGATGTCCAACAGGTTCGCGCCGATCGTGCTGCGGCTCTTCAGCGTCTGCAGGATGTCGGCGACCAGGGCGCCGGTGTCTCTCGCCCGGGTCAGCAGGGCGGGGTTCAGGATCTCGATCATGCGGCGTCCTCCTCGCGATACCAATAACTATACCGGCCATACTGTACCGGTATAGAATTCGTGCCATGGTCAGGTTGCCGCTCACTCCCGAAGAGATTGAACGCGGACAGCGTCTCGGCGCCCTCCTGCGCCGGGCCAGAGGGGAGCGTTCGATGCTCGACACCGCGCTCGCCGCACGCGTCTCGCCGGAGACTCTCCGGAAGATCGAGACAGGCCGCGTGGCCACCCCCGCCTTCCCGACCATCGCGGCGATCGCCGACGTCCTCGGCCTCTCCCTCGACGCGGTATGGGCCGAGATCAGCGGGGCCGAACGCGTCGTCGGGCCCGCCGGCTCCACCCACCGCTCCCCGGAACGGCTGGCGTCCTGAGCGATGCCGCGGCGGCCCCTGCCGGCCGGGGCGGCCGCCAAGGCGGCGCGGACTCGGGCCCGGCTTCCCAAAGGCATCCGGGCGGGCTGTTGACGGCCTTCTACGGGGGAAGGGCTCCTTCTCATAGGCCTATTGGGGTGCAGGGGTCCGTCTGCGGTTTCGTGAGCGGGCCGCAAGCCGGGACTATCGGCGGGTTTGGGCCCACATCAACCGACGCCTCGATCGCCGTCTGTCACCCCTGCCCCAGCCGGCCGCCGGCATCCCTCCGTGCCTTCAACGGGACGGCTGCGCCGTCTGCGGGACGCCACTCTCCCGGGTG
This region includes:
- the map gene encoding type I methionyl aminopeptidase; the protein is MIEILNPALLTRARDTGALVADILQTLKSRSTIGANLLDIDRWAKDLIVEAGATSCYVDYAPSFGRGPFGHYICTAVNDAVLHGRPYDYPLANGDLLTLDLAVSLGGVAADAAISFIVGDAKPPESVALISATERALAAGIAAAGPGARIGDIAHAIGTALTKAGYSINTEFGGHGIGSTMHQDPHVPNTGRPGRGYTLRPGLLLALEPWVMADTARLVTDADGWTLRSATGCRTAHSEHTIAITDDGAEILTMPKQARA
- a CDS encoding helix-turn-helix domain-containing protein; protein product: MVRLPLTPEEIERGQRLGALLRRARGERSMLDTALAARVSPETLRKIETGRVATPAFPTIAAIADVLGLSLDAVWAEISGAERVVGPAGSTHRSPERLAS